A window from Schistosoma haematobium chromosome 1, whole genome shotgun sequence encodes these proteins:
- the DRAM2_1 gene encoding DNA-damage regulated autophagy modulator 2 (EggNog:ENOG410V835~COG:S), with product MALCRFAWYKLPFFAVIHALFWLPTTYLIAISNDHISPVVPYVSALGIYPPEKYMFMILMSSYGIMATLSQWIWCWEAGVQIRKMRRSIILHFLCLVVVVFMTIAGMCIVGLSFINTKENNAEHYHLTLLNFICHVIAIPCGAVVIACISNKWILYCFGRLFVVSQMVLASASFVHFNMIGLKVLKAKDFFYIKPYESGYIEFVWSAVSEWCVVLGCAELTFIIALELRDFQKSVMNLQRSSNLNV from the exons ATGGCTCTGTGTCGTTTCGCTTGGTACAAACTACCATTTTTCGCCGTTATACACGCACTATTCTGGCTGCCAACCAC GTATCTGATCGCGATTTCCAATGACCATATTTCACCAGTCGTACCATATGTAAG CGCACTTGGTATCTATCCACCGGAAAAATACATGTTCATGATTCTAATGTCAAGTTATGGAATAATGG CTACGTTGAGTCAATGGATTTGGTGTTGGGAAGCTGGAGTTCAAATAAGAAAAATGAGAAGATCCATAATACTTCATTTTCTATGTTTAGTTGTTGTGGTATTTATGACGATAGCTGGGATGTGCATAGTCGGACTTTCTTTTATTAAC acaaaagaaaacaatgCTGAACATTATCATTTGactttattgaattttatttgtCATGTTATTGCAATTCCTTGTGGAGCAGTTGTAATCGCCTGTATTTCAAACAAATGGATATTATATTGTTTTGGAAGACTATTTGTTGTTAGTCAAATGGTACTGGCATCTGCTTCAT TTGTACATTTCAATATGATTGGACTTAAAGTTTTAAAAGCGAAAGATTTCTTCTATATCAAACCTTATGAATCG GGTTATATTGAATTTGTATGGAGTGCAGTAAGCGAATGGTGCGTTGTTTTGGGTTGTGCAGAATTAACATTTATTATAGCTTTGGAACTTCGAGATTTTCAAAAATCGGTTATGAATTTACAAAGAAGTTCCAATTTAAATGTGTAG